One stretch of Prunus persica cultivar Lovell chromosome G1, Prunus_persica_NCBIv2, whole genome shotgun sequence DNA includes these proteins:
- the LOC18788258 gene encoding UPF0454 protein C12orf49 homolog has protein sequence MKMSISRLNLFLLFFHLLILQFSPRISAIRKDVGFQGRRICKNTVLGRYLLSDDNGHVCDALSLNPQSRCCPEKGEKFSCHGCNVVSECCDSYEYCVSCCLNPSRDNHDGEESSIYYVSRQLWLDET, from the exons ATGAAAATGTCTATTTCCAGATTAAACTTATTCTTGCTATTCTTTCACCTATTAATCCTTCAATTCTCCCCAAGAATCTCAGCCATCAg GAAGGATGTTGGATTTCAAGGGAGGCGCATTTGCAAAAATACGGTCCTAGGAAGATACTTACTATCTGATGATAATG GCCATGTCTGTGACGCTCTGTCTTTAAATCCACAGTCTCGCTGCTGCCctgaaaaaggagaaaaattcTCTTGTCA TGGCTGCAATGTAGTTTCAGAGTGTTGTGATTCTTATGAATATTGTGTTTCATGCTGTCTAAATCCCTCAAGG GATAACCATGACGGGGAGGAAAGCTCGATTTATTATGTGAGTAGACAATTATGGTTAGATGAAACGTGA
- the LOC18790510 gene encoding uncharacterized protein LOC18790510 codes for MLSGRLACWLLQLSEFDITCTIPRAIKGQVVIHMLALFPEVQESTLSKEVLGELPEMVVIDTEEETWILYFDGSSTSNGRGADVVLINPKGHAMALLFKLNFPCTNNVAEYETFVMGLSMAKEMGIENIKIIGDSNLRLSQLQGNFAMKEATLAPYRTNAERLISSFKQIVLEHIPGITK; via the coding sequence ATGTTGTCAGGACGCCTTGCATGTTGGCTGCTACAACTATCCGAGTTTGATATCACATGCACAATTCCTAGGGCTATCAAGGGACAAGTCGTGATTCATATGTTGGCTCTATTCCCTGAAGTACAAGAGTCCACCCTCTCCAAAGAAGTTCTGGGAGAGCTACCAGAAATGGTAGTCATTGATACAGAAGAGGAAACATGGATCCTCTACTTTGATGGTTCTTCTACATCGAACGGCAGAGGAGCAGATGTGGTACTCATCAATCCCAAGGGGCATGCCATGGCCCTCTTGTTCAAGCTGAATTTCCCATGCACAAATAATGTGGCTGAGTATGAAACTTTTGTTATGGGATTGTCTATGGCAAAGGAAATGGGcatagaaaatattaaaatcatCGGCGATTCAAATTTGAGGTTAAGTCAATTGCAAGGGAACTTCGCTATGAAAGAGGCAACCTTGGCCCCATATCGTACAAATGCCGAAAGGCTTATTAGTTCTTTCAAGCAAATTGTGCTAGAACACATTCCAGGGATCACTAAATGA
- the LOC18793604 gene encoding zinc finger BED domain-containing protein RICESLEEPER 2 has translation MSDDNEETQVPETQIEKDNNPTPNENDSNPAVTENNDTEATISTQAAMNKRKGRSPAWEHFEKKEIRGQIKAVCIHCKNILGASSKNGTRHLLDHVKSCLHKRQRTIDQSMLNPTKLSDGSVKLGTYNFDHDHARKALANMIILHEYPLSMVDHIGFKMYSNALQPLFKVCSRNTIKKDIFKVFEVEREKTMKLLDTNRSRIAITTDMWTSNNQKRGFMTITSHFIDDAWNLQSRLIRFVYVPCPHMAEVLADALLECMFEWNLDRKLSTLTVDNCSTNDSMIAIVLDKICSSSLMLDGRLFHMRCCAHILNLVVRDGLEVIKKSIEKIRYSVAFWLGTQKREEKFLEAARQLRVPTSKMLELDCKTRWNSTYSMLKTAMIYKDVFPRLKHREPLYKEVPSESDWAKTKELVDKLAMFYDVTVLFSGTKYPTANLYFKNICAIRLAIYDWLSSEQEEVQAMALHMQTKFEKYWDTMHGLMGVASILDPRYKMKQIEFLCSLIYSNNAAQEIKKYKDILYDLVKEYQSRSQQSQQVQSESLIPTSSSRPSMPKLDLVKQLDVFVSHSTTHGHVKSELDHYLEESLLPRNDDDDFDILCWWKSNGIKYPTLHDIARDILAIPVSTVTSESCFSTSGRIISPHHSRLHSNTVEALMCARDWLWSEIRASSPNEKEARRVTVQDEEVDNNEEEESTIETENISLFFD, from the exons atGAGTGACGACAATGAAGAGACTCAAGTTCCTGAAACCCAAATTGAGAAGGATAACAACCCTAcaccaaatgaaaatgatagcAATCCTGCAGTAACTGAAAATAACGACACAGAAGCCACAATTTCAACTCAAGCTGCTATGAATAAAAGGAAAGGTAGATCTCCTGCTTGGgaacattttgaaaagaaagaaattcgAGGTCAAATAAAAGCTGTGTGCATTCATTGTAAGAATATCTTAGGCGCAAGTAGCAAGAATGGGACTAGACATTTACTTGATCATGTAAAGTCTTGTCTTCATAAAAGACAAAGAACCATAGATCAATCAATGTTGAATCCTACAAAGTTGAGTGATGGGAGTGTCAAACTTGGCACTTATAATTTTGACCACGACCATGCCAGGAAGGCACTTGCAAATATGATTATTCTTCATGAGTATCCATTATCCATGGTTGATCATATTGGATTCAAGATGTATTCCAATGCTTTGCAACCATTATTTAAGGTGTGTTCTCGAAACACAATCAAGAAGGACATATTTAAGGTTTTTGAAGTTGAGAGGGAGAAAACAATGAAGTTGTTGGACACCAACAGAAGTAGAATTGCCATTACAACGGATATGTGGACATCGAATAATCAAAAGAGAGGATTCATGACTATCACATCACATTTCATTGATGATGCATGGAATTTACAAAGCCGACTAATAAG GTTTGTATATGTTCCATGTCCACACATGGCGGAGGTACTTGCTGATGCTTTATTGGAATGCATGTTCGAATGGAATCTTGACCGTAAGTTGTCTACCTTAACTGTAGATAATTGTTCTACAAATGATTCCATGATTGCGATAGTGTTAGATAAGATTTGCTCGAGTTCACTTATGTTAGATGGACGTTTATTCCACATGCGGTGTTGTGCtcatattttgaatttggtaGTGAGAGATGGCTTAGAggtgattaaaaaaagtattgaGAAAATTAGGTACAGTGTTGCATTTTGGctaggaacccaaaaaagagaggagaaattTCTTGAAGCGGCCAGGCAATTGAGAGTTCCAACCTCTAAAATGTTAGAACTTGATTGTAAGACTAGATGGAACTCTACATATTCCATGCTTAAGACTGCAATGATATACAAAGATGTTTTTCCTCGTTTGAAGCACCGTGAGCCATTGTACAAAGAAGTGCCTAGTGAAAGTGATTGGGCAAAGACAAAGGAGCTTGTTGATAAGTTGGCCATGTTTTATGATGTGACTGTTCTTTTTTCAGGGACCAAGTATCCTACTGCCAATCTTTACTTTAAGAATATTTGTGCTATTAGATTAGCAATTTATGATTGGCTTAGTTCTGAACAAGAAGAGGTGCAAGCAATGGCATTACATATGCAAACAAAGTTTGAGAAGTATTGGGATACAATGCATGGTTTGATGGGAGTTGCAAGTATTTTGGATCCAAGGTATAAGATgaaacaaattgaatttttatgcTCTCTAATATATTCAAACAACGCAGCTCAAGAGATTAAGAAATATAAAGATATTCTCTATGACTTGGTCAAGGAGTATCAGTCAAGATCTCAACAAAGTCAACAGGTGCAATCTGAATCTTTGATTCCTACTTCGTCATCTAGACCATCTATGCCTAAACTTGATTTGGTAAAGCAATTAGATGTGTTTGTTTCTCACTCCACTACCCATGGACATGTTAAATCTGAGTTGGATCATTATCTAGAAGAGTCTCTTTTACCTaggaatgatgatgatgattttgatatATTATGTTGGTGGAAATCAAATGGGATCAAATATCCTACTTTGCATGATATTGCTAGAGATATTTTGGCCATTCCTGTATCCACAGTTACTTCAGAGTCTTGCTTTAGTACTAGTGGAAGGATTATAAGCCCTCATCATAGCCGGCTTCATTCAAACACAGTAGAGGCATTGATGTGCGCTCGCGATTGGTTATGGAGTGAGATAAGAG CTTCAAGCCCTAATGAGAAGGAAGCTAGAAGAGTTACCGTTCAAGATGAAGAAGTTGATAATAATGAGGAAGAG gaGTCTACCATTGAAACAGAGAacatatctttgttttttgattaA